CCAACCAATAGTCTCTAATAAACCGTCCATCGGATGATTGGTGTGAAAGCCAGATCCTTTCCATCTACCCATCATGAACTTTAAATCCACAGTATCCAATTCATCAAAGAGTTTTAATGCTTCATCGGTACTAGTTTTCCCTTGTCGAGTTATCTGGAATTTCTCTAAAGTATTCATCATTTTTCAGGGAATGAAATAAAAATGCCCCCTTGATAGATTATCTTATCAATTGCTCGATCTTTCTCACCGACTCATCCGTATCCATCTCACTTAACAAAGGACATGATTAATTTTGTAGTTTTACGAGTTACTGTAGTTGCGATTTTTAAATAATTATTTAAGTATTAAATTAAGTAAATAATATAATAATACAGTAATTCATCAGAAACAGGCGATCGCTGTTACTTCGGGACAATGGGCTACAGTCTGGGACATACCAGGAAGACTGGCTAGTGAATCTGCATCAAAATACAAAAAATTATTTAAAGAAAAGAATCGATCGAGCAACTACCATGACCAAAAAACAACGCAAGCCACTTGATGATTCTCTAGCTTCAGAATTTGTCTTTGGCGGAGATAAACCCCAAACAGGAGCAGCACCCACACCAGATATTGAATTAGGTGTCGAAGAGGAATCAACACCCATTGCACCTATCGAAGAAAAACTACAGGTTGAAGCAAAAGAGGGAACTAAGGGTTTTACTATTGACTTGAAAGAATCAATACACCGAAAATTGTCTATTCTTGCAGCTAAAGCAGGTAGAAGTAAAGCAGATATCGTCATAATGTTACTTGATAATGCACTTGAAAATGTAAATGAGTAAATACTTACTTGCTTAAGCACTGCATTAATTATAGCGATCGCCATTTCTTTAAAAGATCTTTTCTCGGTTGTAAAATTTCATGACTAATTCACCAGACCAAGAAGCAGTATTAGCTGCCAATCAAGCCTTTTACGATGCCTTTTCCAGCAAAGAACTGGGAAACATGAACCGTTTGTGGTGGCAAGGTTCGTCCAGTTTGTGTATTCATCCTGGAGGCGGGATGCTGGTGGGATGGGATACAATTCAAGCTTCTTGGAAATCTATTTTTAGCAACACTGATTCAATAGAAATTGATGTAGAAGTTATTAAGGTCGAAGTCGATCAAGCTATTGCTTATATAGTAGTCCGCGAAACCGTGTTGCAGTCGAGCCGAGGCAGAAAACTAAAAGCACAATCAATAGCAACCAACATCTTTCAGAAGATGGCACAAAAATGGTATCTAGTTCAACATCATGGTAGTCCGATCATGCGCTAGTTTTTAGTTAAAAGTGCGATCGCGGTTAAGCAAGTCAAGCAGCAGAAGATATATTTCTAAATAATATTTGTGGGGTTTCTGGTTAATCAAGGATTTAACTGTTATCCTGAATTTTGCTTAATTACTTATTTAAGTACATGACACCTAACTCTCAGATTCCTCATTGTGCTTGGCAACGTCCTATAGGAAAAGGATGGTCAAAACCCTATACTGTTCGCTATGCAAGTAATCTGGATGATGGCCCTTGGCACGGAATGCCTTTGGGTGGAATGGGTGCAGGCTGTATTGGGAGATCCACTAAAGGGGATTTTAATCTTTGGCATTTAGATGGAGGAGAGCATATCTTCAAGTCTTTACCTGCCTGTCAGTTTAGTATTTTTGAACAGACAGAATCAGCGACTCAGGCTTATGCTTTGTGTACGGAAGCCCCAGAAGATGATACCTTGTCTCGTTGGTCTTGGTATCCGCAGTCAAAGGGGACTTACGGTGCGCTATATCCTCGCAGTTGGTTTGAATATGAAGGTGTATTTGCTGCGGATCTTACCTGTGAACAGTTTTCACCAATTTGGGCAGAAAATTATCAAGAGTCTAGCTATCCGATAGTTAACTTTGACTGGACGGTGCATAATCCAACAGATAAGCCGATAACCCTGAGTATTATGCTCACTTGGCAGAATGTTATCGGCTGGTTTACTAATGCGATTAAATCGCCAACAGTCAAGGTGCGAGATGATGGTAGTCCAGAATATGAATATCAACCAAAATGGCGAGACAGTACGGGTAACTATAACGAATGGATTGAGGATAATTATCGAGTCGGTTGCTTGCTGAATCGAGTCCAGGCACATGAGGAGGTACAGGAAGGAGATGGACAAA
This DNA window, taken from Pleurocapsa sp. FMAR1, encodes the following:
- a CDS encoding nuclear transport factor 2 family protein; this translates as MTNSPDQEAVLAANQAFYDAFSSKELGNMNRLWWQGSSSLCIHPGGGMLVGWDTIQASWKSIFSNTDSIEIDVEVIKVEVDQAIAYIVVRETVLQSSRGRKLKAQSIATNIFQKMAQKWYLVQHHGSPIMR